In Spirochaeta isovalerica, one DNA window encodes the following:
- a CDS encoding substrate-binding periplasmic protein: protein MRVLSFILFFIFILNLSGEETIQWVFTDYEPANFVDEKGNYAGFLYEITIEALENRMGIPVKISIYPWPRCQHLVKEGDCDIMITIPTRERLEYTIPTELPVWIKRRLIYTYINHEELETINRLDGFSDIKMAGYSVISYIGNDWIKEYVVDDFHIPVEYAKTVEGMYRMLSAKRGDLVIEEKSIAHSNIKNLGLTELIVETEGVANESHFHLLISKQSSFRNIISELNSVLNDMWEDGTIQKILSKYGA from the coding sequence ATGAGGGTTCTATCATTTATTTTATTTTTTATTTTCATTCTGAATCTATCCGGAGAAGAAACTATCCAATGGGTCTTTACTGATTACGAGCCGGCCAATTTTGTAGACGAAAAGGGAAACTATGCAGGCTTTCTTTATGAAATAACTATAGAAGCTCTGGAAAACAGAATGGGTATTCCTGTAAAAATATCCATTTACCCATGGCCCCGATGCCAGCACCTGGTCAAAGAAGGTGACTGCGACATAATGATCACAATACCTACCAGGGAAAGATTGGAATACACAATTCCCACAGAACTTCCTGTATGGATAAAAAGAAGGCTCATTTATACATATATAAATCATGAGGAACTGGAAACCATAAACCGATTGGACGGTTTTTCAGATATAAAAATGGCAGGATATTCCGTCATATCCTATATAGGGAATGACTGGATAAAAGAATACGTAGTCGATGATTTCCATATACCTGTTGAATATGCTAAAACTGTCGAAGGAATGTACAGAATGCTTTCTGCCAAAAGAGGTGATCTGGTCATAGAAGAAAAGAGCATTGCCCATTCAAATATAAAAAATCTTGGTCTAACCGAGCTGATTGTAGAAACAGAAGGAGTTGCGAATGAAAGCCATTTCCACCTTCTGATCAGCAAACAATCATCCTTCAGAAATATAATATCCGAACTGAATAGTGTTCTCAATGATATGTGGGAGGATGGCACAATCCAAAAGATTCTGTCCAAATACGGCGCCTGA
- a CDS encoding transporter substrate-binding domain-containing protein codes for MKKILITAQLISVLFLLTGQDLRLAEIEDQAIQSICSTILVDLYKEVGLDVEIVPMTALRAQQEATSGKVDGEVGRIASYGQIFPQMIKVPTILYSNTTLAFVRKDSGIDHVTKEELKNYRVARIKGVVNTDRLTEKVEQVYDFDNMEAMMEFVTMGRADIALTSRIGGLCTLAATGNDELTGLPDPVISQDLFHYLHRRNSHIVSLIDKKLREFKESGELEEQILQIENELLNKP; via the coding sequence GTGAAAAAGATTCTCATTACAGCCCAACTGATTTCTGTTCTTTTTCTTCTGACGGGACAGGATCTGAGGCTGGCAGAGATCGAAGATCAGGCCATACAGAGCATCTGCTCCACAATACTGGTGGATTTATACAAAGAAGTTGGTCTTGATGTGGAAATAGTACCGATGACAGCCTTACGGGCCCAGCAGGAAGCTACGAGCGGAAAGGTTGACGGTGAAGTGGGCAGAATAGCCTCATATGGACAGATTTTTCCCCAGATGATAAAAGTTCCGACAATCCTTTACAGCAATACCACTCTCGCTTTCGTGCGGAAAGACAGCGGAATAGACCATGTAACAAAAGAGGAACTGAAAAACTACAGAGTCGCCAGGATAAAAGGCGTTGTGAATACGGACAGACTGACAGAAAAGGTCGAACAAGTTTACGATTTCGACAATATGGAAGCCATGATGGAATTTGTCACAATGGGCCGTGCTGATATAGCTCTGACCAGCCGCATAGGAGGACTCTGTACCCTTGCGGCTACAGGCAACGATGAACTTACCGGATTACCGGATCCCGTTATCTCACAGGATCTCTTCCATTATCTGCACAGGAGAAACAGCCATATCGTTTCGCTGATCGATAAAAAGCTGAGAGAATTTAAGGAGAGCGGTGAGTTGGAGGAGCAGATCCTTCAAATAGAGAATGAGCTCCTCAATAAACCCTGA
- a CDS encoding 2-oxo acid dehydrogenase subunit E2, translated as MAEKVLMPKQGNSVESCIIVSWLKKEGEVVAVGDILCEVETDKATIEVESGFEGTLLKIFYEEDAEVPVHEMIALIGEPGEDISGFSAGGEEESPAENSPSASEGSKSPAAEPAQAAVQVPATQVAEAVEGKRAGSPRAMNLAAAKGIDIRTVAGSGPDGRVIERDILNLTKDYPSLSPAAIEELFKSGKPLPVKGSGIGGRVLLSDVQNSEAALQPSAPSAAGAYTAFPGPVEDIKVRGIRKITAERMFDSLATTAQLTLNSSADATAILALRKKIKNSDESMGLQKITINDMILYAVAKTLPKYPELNEHFFGDTIRRFEKVHLGCAVNTERGLLVPVIKDAGAYSLKGISEKGKELFGAAHAGKSNPDDLQGGTFTITNLGSMGIESFTPVLNKPEVGILGVCSVNLKPVERNGEVKFVPYMGLSLTIDHQAVDGAPGAAFLQELVKAIENIDLLTAV; from the coding sequence GTGGCGGAAAAAGTTTTAATGCCCAAACAGGGAAACTCTGTAGAGTCCTGTATCATTGTTTCATGGCTTAAGAAAGAGGGAGAAGTCGTCGCTGTTGGCGATATCCTTTGTGAAGTTGAGACAGATAAGGCTACAATCGAAGTCGAATCGGGATTCGAAGGCACTCTGCTCAAGATTTTTTATGAAGAAGACGCCGAGGTACCGGTGCACGAAATGATTGCTCTTATCGGTGAGCCCGGTGAAGATATCAGTGGCTTTTCTGCCGGTGGTGAAGAGGAATCCCCTGCAGAAAATTCTCCCTCAGCTTCTGAAGGAAGCAAATCTCCTGCTGCAGAACCTGCTCAGGCTGCCGTTCAGGTTCCCGCGACGCAGGTCGCCGAAGCCGTTGAAGGGAAAAGAGCCGGTTCTCCCAGAGCCATGAATCTGGCCGCCGCCAAAGGAATAGATATTCGCACAGTTGCCGGTTCAGGACCGGATGGACGGGTTATTGAAAGAGATATCCTGAATCTGACAAAAGACTATCCCTCACTCTCTCCCGCCGCAATCGAGGAGCTCTTTAAATCCGGTAAGCCCTTGCCTGTTAAAGGCAGCGGAATCGGAGGACGGGTTCTTCTTTCCGATGTTCAGAACAGCGAAGCGGCCCTTCAGCCTTCTGCTCCATCAGCCGCCGGAGCGTATACAGCTTTTCCCGGTCCTGTCGAAGACATCAAAGTGCGGGGTATCCGTAAAATTACAGCTGAGAGAATGTTCGATTCCCTTGCGACGACAGCTCAGCTCACTCTTAATTCCTCCGCCGATGCGACAGCTATCCTGGCTCTCAGAAAGAAAATTAAAAACAGCGATGAATCTATGGGACTGCAGAAAATCACTATCAACGATATGATTCTCTACGCCGTGGCGAAAACGCTGCCGAAATATCCCGAACTGAATGAGCATTTTTTCGGCGATACGATCCGCCGTTTTGAAAAAGTGCATCTGGGATGCGCCGTCAATACGGAGAGAGGCCTGCTCGTTCCGGTTATCAAGGACGCGGGCGCCTATTCTCTCAAGGGAATTTCGGAAAAAGGCAAGGAGCTTTTCGGAGCCGCCCATGCCGGGAAATCCAATCCCGACGATCTGCAGGGCGGAACATTTACCATAACCAATCTCGGGTCCATGGGCATCGAGAGTTTCACACCGGTTCTCAACAAACCGGAAGTGGGAATCCTCGGAGTCTGTTCAGTCAACCTCAAACCTGTAGAAAGAAACGGCGAAGTGAAGTTCGTACCCTATATGGGTCTGTCTCTTACGATTGACCATCAGGCTGTGGACGGCGCTCCCGGAGCGGCTTTTCTGCAGGAACTCGTTAAAGCTATAGAAAATATCGATCTGCTCACAGCAGTATAA
- a CDS encoding SDR family NAD(P)-dependent oxidoreductase produces MNEKMKMAAWIRGLSHNNGKCAIVAFTPEGKGNDQTLKVKAGQNSDDGLAVAFRKYRKERGISPASIEVAGMGLFSLDYPGNHSPSVLNGKVSVVTGGAQGFGEGLVRDLVDQGSIVFIADMNMKGAEALAEELNIKSGRKTAYAVEVNVTEEESVERMMEAIALKTGGVDVFISNAGVLKAGSVKEMTLKDFNFVTSVDYTGYFICTKFAARLMAEQNKMASGYLTDIIQINSKSGLEGSNKNGAYAGAKFGGIGLTQSFALELITDNIKVNSICPGNFLDGPLWSDPDRGLFVQYLNTGKVPGAKTIADVRAFYEAKVPMKRGCTTEDVMKAVRYIVDQKYETGQAVPVTGGQLMLN; encoded by the coding sequence ATGAATGAAAAAATGAAAATGGCAGCCTGGATAAGGGGTCTATCCCATAATAATGGAAAATGTGCCATCGTCGCTTTTACCCCGGAAGGGAAAGGGAATGATCAGACTCTGAAAGTCAAAGCAGGTCAGAACTCCGATGACGGCCTGGCGGTTGCCTTCAGAAAATACAGGAAGGAGAGAGGAATCAGTCCTGCTTCCATAGAAGTCGCCGGTATGGGGTTATTCTCCCTTGACTATCCCGGAAATCACTCTCCCTCGGTTCTCAATGGAAAAGTATCTGTTGTGACCGGAGGGGCTCAGGGATTCGGAGAAGGATTGGTTCGGGATCTGGTTGATCAGGGCAGTATTGTCTTTATCGCCGATATGAATATGAAGGGAGCTGAAGCGCTGGCCGAAGAGCTCAACATCAAAAGCGGAAGAAAGACTGCTTACGCCGTGGAAGTCAACGTTACCGAGGAAGAATCGGTGGAGAGGATGATGGAAGCAATAGCTTTAAAAACGGGCGGAGTCGATGTTTTTATCAGTAACGCCGGTGTTCTCAAAGCAGGAAGCGTCAAAGAGATGACGCTCAAAGATTTCAACTTTGTCACTTCCGTCGATTATACGGGATATTTTATCTGCACAAAATTCGCAGCCCGGTTAATGGCGGAGCAGAATAAAATGGCATCCGGTTATTTAACCGATATCATTCAGATCAATTCCAAGTCGGGGCTTGAAGGCTCCAATAAAAACGGAGCCTACGCGGGAGCCAAGTTCGGCGGAATCGGCCTGACTCAGAGTTTCGCTCTTGAGCTCATTACAGACAACATAAAAGTGAACTCTATCTGTCCCGGTAACTTCCTCGACGGGCCGCTCTGGTCCGATCCCGATAGAGGATTGTTTGTTCAGTATCTGAATACAGGAAAAGTTCCCGGGGCGAAGACCATCGCCGATGTGCGGGCCTTTTACGAGGCGAAAGTGCCGATGAAGAGGGGTTGTACGACCGAAGATGTTATGAAGGCCGTGAGGTATATCGTCGATCAGAAGTATGAGACGGGACAGGCGGTGCCGGTCACCGGCGGCCAGCTCATGCTTAACTAG
- a CDS encoding alpha-ketoacid dehydrogenase subunit alpha/beta: protein MPRSQVVDPIEVRKSDVIKIKDIPVNQYKPDIKKELKKYGKEGLKNIYYDMLMVREFEMMLNSIKTEGSYNGIAYNHRGPAHLSAGQESASVGQSYHLTADDFIFGSHRSHGEILSKSFSAVRQMDDKDLTGIMENFFGGDCLRVVEKGYKNGDTKDLAENFVLYGALAEIFARATGFNKGLGGSMHTFFSPFGSMPNNAIVGGSADISMGAALYKRVNRKPGIVIGNIGDASLGCGPVWEALSMGSMDQYTTLWDKSLGGNPPWMLNIFNNFYGMGGQTSGETMGYGLAARVGAGVNPDNMHTERVDGFNPLAVADAMERKKKLLLEGKGPVFMETITYRLSGHSPSDASSYRSKEEIDSFRENDSLEGYGKYLLENGVISESDQEAMKTKVVEKITNTMSLAINDEVSPHVNGAFIESVMFSNGNEPKLDDREPEVLTPKEENPQVKSNARKNRFAFDENGKPYSAARTFTLRDGLFEAMLHRFYEDPTMVAYGEENRDWGGAFAVYRGLTEALPYHRLFNSPISEAAIVGSAVGYAMSGGRAVAELMYCDFMGRAGDEIFNQMPKWQSMSGGVLKMPLVLRVSVGNKYGAQHSQDWTALTAHIPGLKVMFPTTPYDAKGMLNLALRGTDPVIFFESQKLYGIGEQFEKEGVPEGYYEIPEGEPAIRREGKDITILTIGSTIYTAMDAAEKLKAEHGLEAEVIDMRFMNPLNYEKIIESVKKTGKILLASDASERGSFLHTAASHISRQAFDYLDAPPVVVGAMNWITPPAEMEDYFFPSADWLIDAVHEQILPLPGYTAKSNQTNGEVLRRNKEGV from the coding sequence ATGCCAAGATCACAAGTAGTCGATCCCATCGAAGTAAGAAAATCAGATGTAATAAAGATCAAGGATATCCCGGTTAATCAGTATAAACCGGACATAAAGAAAGAGCTGAAAAAATACGGTAAAGAGGGGCTGAAAAATATCTATTACGATATGCTGATGGTCCGCGAGTTCGAGATGATGCTCAACTCCATTAAAACCGAAGGTTCCTACAACGGAATCGCCTACAATCACAGAGGTCCCGCTCACCTTTCCGCCGGACAGGAATCCGCTTCTGTCGGGCAGAGCTATCACCTTACGGCCGATGACTTTATCTTCGGTTCCCACAGATCCCACGGAGAAATCCTATCCAAGTCTTTTTCCGCTGTCAGACAGATGGATGACAAAGATCTGACCGGTATCATGGAAAACTTTTTCGGCGGAGACTGCCTCAGAGTGGTTGAAAAAGGATACAAAAACGGCGATACGAAAGACCTGGCTGAAAACTTTGTTCTCTACGGTGCTCTGGCTGAAATCTTCGCCCGTGCGACGGGATTCAACAAGGGTCTCGGCGGTTCCATGCATACTTTCTTTTCTCCTTTCGGAAGCATGCCCAATAACGCCATCGTAGGGGGGAGCGCTGATATCAGTATGGGTGCCGCACTCTACAAAAGAGTAAACAGAAAACCCGGAATCGTAATCGGAAATATCGGAGATGCTTCTCTGGGATGCGGTCCTGTCTGGGAAGCTCTTTCCATGGGATCCATGGATCAGTACACCACTCTGTGGGACAAGTCTCTGGGAGGCAATCCCCCCTGGATGCTCAATATCTTCAATAACTTCTACGGAATGGGCGGACAGACGTCCGGTGAGACAATGGGTTACGGACTGGCTGCCAGAGTGGGCGCCGGAGTTAATCCCGACAATATGCACACCGAAAGAGTGGACGGTTTCAATCCTCTCGCCGTGGCTGATGCCATGGAGAGAAAGAAAAAACTTCTCCTCGAAGGTAAAGGTCCTGTCTTTATGGAAACCATTACCTACAGACTTTCCGGTCACTCTCCCTCCGATGCCTCTTCCTACAGATCCAAAGAGGAGATCGATTCATTCAGAGAAAATGACAGCCTCGAAGGATACGGTAAATATCTCCTTGAGAACGGCGTCATAAGCGAAAGTGATCAGGAAGCTATGAAGACAAAAGTTGTTGAAAAAATCACCAACACCATGTCTCTGGCCATTAACGATGAAGTTTCTCCCCATGTAAACGGGGCCTTTATCGAGTCGGTCATGTTTTCCAACGGAAACGAACCGAAACTCGACGACAGAGAGCCTGAAGTTCTCACTCCCAAAGAGGAGAATCCCCAGGTTAAATCCAATGCCAGAAAGAACAGATTCGCCTTCGATGAGAACGGCAAACCCTATTCGGCGGCCAGAACCTTTACACTCAGAGATGGACTTTTCGAAGCCATGTTGCACCGGTTCTACGAAGATCCGACAATGGTCGCCTACGGTGAGGAGAACAGAGACTGGGGCGGTGCCTTTGCTGTATACCGCGGTCTCACAGAAGCCCTGCCATACCACAGACTTTTCAACTCTCCCATTTCCGAAGCGGCGATTGTCGGTTCCGCTGTCGGGTACGCCATGAGCGGCGGGCGGGCCGTTGCCGAGCTGATGTACTGCGACTTCATGGGCCGGGCGGGAGATGAAATATTCAACCAGATGCCCAAATGGCAGTCCATGAGCGGCGGAGTTCTGAAGATGCCGCTCGTCCTGAGAGTTTCTGTCGGTAATAAATACGGTGCACAGCACTCCCAGGACTGGACGGCTCTTACAGCTCATATTCCCGGTCTGAAAGTTATGTTCCCCACAACTCCCTACGATGCCAAAGGTATGCTCAACCTGGCTCTGAGAGGAACCGATCCTGTTATCTTCTTCGAAAGCCAGAAACTATACGGCATCGGCGAGCAGTTCGAAAAAGAGGGCGTTCCCGAAGGCTACTACGAGATTCCCGAAGGCGAGCCGGCTATCAGAAGAGAAGGTAAGGACATCACTATCCTGACAATCGGATCGACAATTTATACAGCCATGGACGCCGCTGAGAAACTTAAAGCGGAGCACGGCCTGGAAGCGGAAGTCATCGATATGAGATTTATGAATCCCCTCAATTACGAGAAGATTATCGAGTCCGTTAAAAAAACAGGTAAAATCCTGCTCGCTTCCGATGCCAGCGAAAGAGGTTCATTCCTCCACACGGCAGCGTCTCACATCAGCCGTCAGGCTTTTGACTATCTCGATGCTCCTCCCGTTGTTGTCGGCGCCATGAACTGGATTACGCCTCCCGCCGAAATGGAAGATTATTTCTTCCCGAGCGCTGACTGGCTGATCGATGCCGTTCATGAGCAGATTCTGCCCCTGCCCGGTTACACGGCAAAGAGTAACCAGACAAATGGCGAAGTTTTAAGAAGAAACAAAGAGGGAGTCTGA
- the lpdA gene encoding dihydrolipoyl dehydrogenase encodes MYDIIIIGSGPGGYLAAERAGARGKKVLIIEKEHLGGVCLNRGCIPTKSLLNSSKLYKKALHSEQFGVHAENVSFNMEEAMAWKQEVVMHNRNGVAFLMKHNKVDVIEGEAFFKGGRKVQVDGKEYEGETIILATGSRPFILPIPGADSPHVKTSREVLELKELPEKVAVIGGGVIGLEFASFFSNLGIQTDIIEMMDEIVPFMDRDLAKVMRREMKAVNFNLSCKVEKIDGKKVFYTDKKGKENSIEADLILMSVGRRPNIENFEGAGLDIERGRIKVDDKMRTNLPGVYAIGDVTGKSLLAHSAYRMGEVAVNNICGGDDHMRYKAVPWAVYSHPEAAGVGMTESEAKEKGFNVKAASMQMRGNGRFFAENGKASGVCKVVVDADSDVILGVHMLGGMCSEIIAAGSTMIEAELRVSEVKEIIFPHPSVSEIIKDTLWAL; translated from the coding sequence ATGTACGATATCATTATTATCGGATCCGGTCCCGGCGGTTATCTTGCTGCCGAAAGGGCGGGAGCCAGAGGGAAGAAAGTCCTTATCATTGAAAAGGAACACCTCGGCGGTGTCTGTCTCAACAGGGGCTGTATTCCCACAAAAAGCCTTTTGAACTCTTCAAAACTCTACAAGAAAGCTCTTCACAGCGAGCAGTTCGGCGTCCATGCCGAGAATGTCTCTTTCAATATGGAAGAGGCCATGGCCTGGAAACAGGAAGTTGTTATGCACAATCGCAATGGCGTCGCTTTCCTTATGAAACACAATAAAGTGGACGTCATCGAAGGCGAAGCCTTCTTCAAGGGCGGCAGGAAGGTTCAGGTCGACGGAAAGGAATATGAAGGTGAGACTATCATATTAGCTACCGGTTCCCGTCCTTTCATTCTTCCCATACCCGGTGCCGACAGTCCCCATGTCAAAACCAGTCGTGAAGTTCTTGAGCTGAAAGAGCTTCCCGAAAAGGTTGCCGTTATCGGCGGCGGTGTTATCGGCCTGGAATTCGCTTCCTTTTTCTCCAATCTCGGTATTCAGACAGATATCATCGAGATGATGGATGAGATCGTACCTTTTATGGACAGAGACCTGGCAAAAGTTATGAGGCGGGAAATGAAAGCTGTCAATTTCAACCTTTCCTGCAAAGTGGAAAAGATAGACGGTAAGAAGGTTTTCTATACAGATAAAAAGGGGAAGGAGAACAGCATCGAAGCGGATCTTATCCTCATGTCTGTCGGCAGGCGGCCCAATATAGAGAACTTTGAAGGAGCCGGTCTGGATATCGAAAGAGGCAGGATCAAAGTAGATGATAAAATGCGGACCAATCTTCCCGGTGTTTATGCCATTGGAGATGTCACAGGTAAATCACTACTGGCACACTCAGCCTACCGCATGGGCGAAGTGGCTGTAAACAACATCTGCGGAGGCGACGACCATATGCGGTACAAGGCTGTTCCCTGGGCGGTTTACAGCCATCCCGAAGCGGCCGGTGTCGGAATGACAGAGAGTGAAGCCAAGGAAAAAGGATTCAATGTAAAAGCCGCTTCCATGCAGATGCGTGGAAATGGAAGGTTCTTTGCGGAAAACGGAAAAGCCTCCGGTGTTTGTAAAGTCGTCGTTGATGCGGATTCGGATGTGATTCTCGGGGTCCACATGCTCGGCGGCATGTGCAGCGAGATCATTGCGGCCGGTTCAACCATGATAGAAGCTGAACTGAGAGTCAGCGAAGTTAAAGAAATCATTTTCCCCCATCCCTCGGTATCGGAAATCATCAAAGATACCCTCTGGGCGTTGTAA
- a CDS encoding zinc-binding dehydrogenase, with product MKTKAVRLYGKGDLRLEEFELPALKEGEILARIVSDSICMSSYKAQSQGADHKRVPDNVADNPVMIGHEFCGEIVEVGSRWSSKFKSGDRFSIQPALNYKGSLDAPGYSYQYIGGDATYIIIPEEVMEMDCLLPYKGDAFFMGSLAEPMSCLVGAMHANYHIKQGTYIHNMGIVEGGSMAVLAGVGPMGLGLIDYTIHCDKRPARLVVTDIDKARLERAASIYTVEEAAANGVELTYVNTSESDDPVKTLMDLNKGAGFDDVFVMAPVKPVVEQGDALLGKDGCLNFFAGPSNTDFSASMNFYDVHYAAHHIVGTSGGNTDDMRESLEMMSRGEINPAAMITHIGGLDAVVETTINLPKIPGGKKLIYTGISMDLTAIADFEEKGKADPFFKELAVICDRNNGLWSTEAEQYLLKNAKNI from the coding sequence ATGAAAACAAAAGCAGTACGTCTTTACGGTAAAGGCGATTTAAGATTGGAAGAGTTTGAATTGCCGGCATTGAAAGAGGGCGAGATCCTGGCCAGGATTGTTTCCGACAGTATCTGCATGTCTTCCTACAAGGCTCAGAGTCAGGGAGCCGATCACAAGCGCGTTCCCGATAATGTGGCGGATAATCCTGTCATGATCGGACATGAGTTCTGCGGAGAGATTGTGGAAGTCGGTTCCAGATGGTCCTCGAAATTCAAGAGCGGCGACAGATTTTCGATTCAGCCCGCTCTCAATTACAAGGGAAGCCTCGACGCGCCGGGTTATTCCTATCAGTATATCGGCGGTGACGCTACATATATCATTATTCCCGAAGAGGTTATGGAAATGGATTGCCTTCTTCCCTACAAAGGAGATGCCTTTTTTATGGGATCTCTGGCTGAACCCATGTCCTGTCTCGTCGGGGCCATGCATGCGAACTACCACATTAAGCAGGGCACCTATATCCACAATATGGGAATCGTCGAAGGCGGTTCCATGGCGGTTCTGGCCGGTGTCGGACCAATGGGGCTGGGACTGATCGATTATACGATTCACTGCGACAAAAGACCGGCAAGGCTTGTTGTTACAGATATTGACAAAGCCCGGCTTGAAAGAGCTGCTTCCATTTATACCGTAGAAGAAGCCGCTGCCAATGGTGTAGAGCTCACTTATGTGAACACTTCTGAATCTGATGATCCTGTCAAAACTCTTATGGATCTCAATAAGGGAGCCGGCTTTGATGATGTTTTTGTCATGGCTCCCGTCAAGCCTGTGGTTGAACAGGGGGATGCTCTGCTCGGTAAAGACGGATGTCTCAACTTTTTCGCCGGTCCTTCCAATACGGACTTTTCGGCGTCCATGAATTTCTATGACGTCCATTATGCGGCACATCATATTGTCGGAACAAGCGGCGGCAATACGGATGATATGCGGGAATCTCTCGAGATGATGTCCCGGGGGGAAATAAACCCCGCTGCCATGATTACACATATCGGCGGCCTTGATGCAGTTGTGGAAACGACGATCAATCTTCCCAAAATTCCCGGTGGAAAAAAACTCATATACACAGGTATTTCCATGGATCTGACGGCCATTGCCGATTTTGAGGAAAAAGGAAAAGCCGATCCTTTTTTCAAGGAACTGGCAGTCATTTGTGACCGGAACAACGGGTTGTGGTCAACTGAAGCCGAACAGTATTTATTAAAAAACGCTAAAAATATCTGA
- a CDS encoding PHP domain-containing protein, with amino-acid sequence MGQINLTNLKKKAGEAVAEPKNDEVNNHVHTTYSFSPYTPAGAAFHAWKAGLGAVGIMDHDSISGAYEIIEAAKILGIASTCGFEVRVNMYGTKLEGKKINNPDSENIAYMAVHGVPQNKFPLVEAFLAPICVERNKRNRKEVEKLNELIQDFPIEQIDFDRDVLAISNAGIKGSITERHILYALAGKILDQFGKGEDTVRFLEETMKISLSSKIREFLLDESNPHYQYDLLGVMKSNFLPRFFIQPDHDECINVQVVVNFANSIGAIPAYAYLGDVTDSATGDKKAEKFEDDYLDLLFEELKRIGFRAVTYMPPRNTKEQLKRVQKLSSEFGLMEISGVDINSSRQSFHCPEVLDPDFSHLIDATWALIAHEKLTDGDPDLNLFSKENPLAGLSLDERIFRYGKAGRLLDPSDPVITGQIREILK; translated from the coding sequence ATGGGTCAAATCAATCTGACCAACCTGAAAAAAAAGGCCGGCGAAGCAGTCGCCGAGCCGAAAAACGATGAAGTGAACAACCACGTCCACACGACCTATTCATTCAGTCCCTATACGCCCGCCGGGGCGGCTTTTCATGCCTGGAAAGCCGGGCTCGGTGCTGTGGGGATTATGGATCACGACAGCATTTCCGGTGCATATGAAATAATTGAAGCGGCGAAAATTCTGGGTATCGCTTCAACCTGCGGTTTCGAGGTACGTGTCAATATGTACGGAACGAAACTGGAAGGGAAGAAGATTAACAATCCCGACTCGGAAAATATCGCTTATATGGCGGTACACGGAGTTCCGCAGAATAAATTCCCCCTTGTGGAAGCTTTTCTGGCTCCTATCTGTGTTGAACGGAACAAAAGAAACAGGAAAGAGGTGGAGAAGCTCAACGAGCTGATCCAGGATTTCCCGATCGAGCAGATCGATTTTGACAGAGATGTTCTGGCCATCTCCAATGCGGGAATCAAGGGAAGCATTACCGAACGTCATATTCTCTATGCCCTGGCCGGGAAAATCCTCGATCAATTCGGAAAAGGGGAGGACACTGTCCGCTTTCTTGAAGAGACGATGAAAATCAGTCTCAGCTCTAAAATCAGAGAATTCCTTCTCGACGAATCGAATCCCCACTATCAGTACGATCTTCTGGGTGTTATGAAATCCAATTTCCTTCCACGGTTTTTTATACAGCCCGATCACGATGAGTGCATCAATGTGCAGGTCGTTGTGAATTTCGCCAATTCCATCGGCGCCATTCCCGCTTATGCCTATCTGGGAGATGTAACGGATAGTGCAACAGGTGATAAGAAAGCTGAGAAGTTCGAAGACGATTATCTGGACCTTCTCTTTGAGGAATTGAAAAGGATAGGCTTCCGGGCCGTAACCTATATGCCGCCCCGCAACACAAAAGAACAGCTGAAACGGGTTCAGAAACTCAGCAGCGAATTCGGATTGATGGAGATCAGCGGCGTGGATATCAACTCCTCCCGTCAGTCTTTTCACTGCCCGGAAGTCCTCGATCCCGATTTCTCCCACCTGATAGATGCGACCTGGGCTCTCATAGCCCATGAAAAACTGACTGACGGTGATCCTGATCTCAATCTGTTCAGTAAAGAAAATCCCCTTGCGGGACTGTCTCTCGATGAGAGAATCTTCCGGTATGGTAAAGCCGGTCGTCTTCTCGATCCGTCTGATCCGGTTATAACCGGGCAAATCAGAGAAATATTGAAGTAG